The proteins below are encoded in one region of Silene latifolia isolate original U9 population chromosome 2, ASM4854445v1, whole genome shotgun sequence:
- the LOC141642642 gene encoding cysteine-rich receptor-like protein kinase 26 isoform X1 produces the protein MESYNYKAATVMLTIIIFIIQLTQISAQFTFRHSDCSGPTYKPNSPYQTNLNTLLTSLASDTKITYGFYNLTAGKPPNQVYSLAFCRGDVPLSTCRVCISDSASIIPETCSNQMVAFGYSEYCTIYITNVPVYGDPQLTPRWYLTASDTVVDTSGFNRSLYGLMTSLQNKASSGNSEIKYASGNVSLKGDQTLYGLVQCTPDLSAKSCVECIQGSLNVFPDCCIQPSSKASGVKIVEPSCFVQYDLSPFFGNVPIWVSPPPPPSSPSPVNNHSTHEQDQKSKTSVNPTVIAIPAVVSAVLIIAVLLCILLRRKKLKKSWLKFNKEDYETLQSLQFSLGAMKNATDDFSDNFKIGQGGFGIVYKGVLPDGREIAVKRLSRSSGQGDVQFKNEILILAKLEHRNLVRLVGFCLHAEEMLLIYEFVPNRSLDHFIFDPVQSQHMPWEIRYKIINGIARGLVYLHEESQLRIIHRDLKAANVLLDSEFVPKIADFGMARLFNIDQTQTTTTRVVGTYGYMAPEYVLHGQVSMKSDVFSFGVLVLEIVTGKRITSFLGGENPENLLSFAYKNWIEGTAWNIVDPVISTGYSTETLRCIHIALLCVQENPVDRPTMSSVVLMLSSHTVTLDAPLQPAFFTDGVALSQDYSSSVHLNLSPH, from the exons ATGGAGTCATACAATTACAAAGCAGCTACAGTGATGCTcaccatcatcatcttcatcattcaACTCACACAAATCTCAGCCCAGTTCACATTTCGACACAGCGACTGCAGCGGGCCCACATACAAACCAAACAGTCCATACCAAACCAACCTCAATACACTCCTAACTTCCCTAGCCTCAGACACCAAGATCACATACGGTTTCTACAACTTAACCGCGGGCAAACCCCCGAACCAAGTCTATTCCTTAGCCTTTTGTCGCGGAGACGTACCCCTCAGCACGTGCCGGGTTTGTATATCTGACTCCGCTAGTATCATACCCGAAACATGCTCTAACCAAATGGTCGCATTCGGGTATTCCGAATACTGCACCATTTATATAACTAATGTTCCCGTATATGGGGACCCACAACTAACACCTCGATGGTATCTAACTGCTAGCGACACTGTTGTTGATACGTCCGGGTTTAACCGCTCTTTATATGGGTTGATGACATCTTTGCAAAATAAAGCCTCGTCAG GTAATTCCGAGATTAAATATGCATCAGGGAATGTTAGTTTGAAAGGAGATCAGACATTATATGGGCTAGTGCAGTGTACACCTGATTTGTCTGCAAAAAGCTGTGTTGAATGTATTCAAGGGAGTTTGAATGTTTTTCCTGATTGTTGTATTCAACCTTCTTCCAAGGCTTCTGGGGTCAAGATTGTTGAGCCAAGTTGTTTTGTTCAGTATGATCTTTCTCCTTTCTTTGGAAATGTGCCTATTTGGGTTTCACCACCACCGCCGCCTTCATCACCATCGCCAGTAAATAATCATTCCACTCATGAACAAG ATCAGAAAAGCAAGACATCTGTGAACCCTACTGTAATTGCTATCCCAGCTGTTGTGTCGGCCGTTCTTATTATTGCTGTGCTTCTTTGCATATTACTGCGAAGGAAGAAGCTGAAGAAATCATGGCTTAAATTTAACA AAGAGGACTATGAAACCCTGCAATCTTTGCAATTTAGTCTTGGCGCGATGAAAAATGCAACAGACGACTTTTCTGATAATTTCAAGATTGGTCAAGGGGGATTTGGGATTGTCTATAAG GGGGTGCTTCCTGATGGGCGAGAAATCGCAGTCAAGAGGCTGTCGAGGAGTTCAGGGCAGGGTGATGTACAGTTCAAAAATGAGATTTTGATCTTAGCCAAGCTTGAACACAGAAACTTAGTGAGACTTGTAGGCTTTTGCTTGCATGCTGAAGAAATGCTTCTCATATATGAGTTTGTTCCTAATCGAAGCCTGGATCACTTCATATTTG ATCCAGTTCAGAGCCAGCATATGCCGTGGGAAATTCGGTACAAAATTATCAATGGCATTGCTAGAGGACTAGTCTATCTTCATGAAGAGTCTCAGCTAAGAATAATCCATCGCGACCTCAAAGCAGCGAATGTTCTCCTGGACTCCGAGTTTGTTCCTAAGATTGCTGATTTTGGCATGGCCAGGCTTTTTAACATTGATCAAACTCAAACAACCACAACCCGAGTCGTTGGTACCTA TGGATATATGGCTCCTGAGTATGTGCTCCACGGTCAAGTGTCTATGAAGTCGGACGTCTTCAGCTTTGGTGTGCTTGTTTTGGAGATTGTAACTGGGAAAAGGATCACTTCTTTCTTAGGTGGAGAGAATCCAGAGAATCTCCTCAGCTTT GCTTATAAAAACTGGATAGAAGGTACAGCATGGAACATAGTAGATCCAGTAATATCAACAGGTTATAGCACAGAGACACTAAGATGCATCCACATTGCACTGTTGTGCGTCCAAGAGAACCCGGTAGATAGGCCAACCATGTCTTCCGTTGTACTAATGCTCAGTAGCCATACTGTCACTCTTGATGCACCATTACAGCCTGCCTTTTTCACGGATGGCGTTGCACTTTCACAAGATTACAGTTCAAGTGTTCACTTGAATCTTTCACCACATTAG
- the LOC141642642 gene encoding cysteine-rich receptor-like protein kinase 10 isoform X2, which yields MKNATDDFSDNFKIGQGGFGIVYKGVLPDGREIAVKRLSRSSGQGDVQFKNEILILAKLEHRNLVRLVGFCLHAEEMLLIYEFVPNRSLDHFIFDPVQSQHMPWEIRYKIINGIARGLVYLHEESQLRIIHRDLKAANVLLDSEFVPKIADFGMARLFNIDQTQTTTTRVVGTYGYMAPEYVLHGQVSMKSDVFSFGVLVLEIVTGKRITSFLGGENPENLLSFAYKNWIEGTAWNIVDPVISTGYSTETLRCIHIALLCVQENPVDRPTMSSVVLMLSSHTVTLDAPLQPAFFTDGVALSQDYSSSVHLNLSPH from the exons ATGAAAAATGCAACAGACGACTTTTCTGATAATTTCAAGATTGGTCAAGGGGGATTTGGGATTGTCTATAAG GGGGTGCTTCCTGATGGGCGAGAAATCGCAGTCAAGAGGCTGTCGAGGAGTTCAGGGCAGGGTGATGTACAGTTCAAAAATGAGATTTTGATCTTAGCCAAGCTTGAACACAGAAACTTAGTGAGACTTGTAGGCTTTTGCTTGCATGCTGAAGAAATGCTTCTCATATATGAGTTTGTTCCTAATCGAAGCCTGGATCACTTCATATTTG ATCCAGTTCAGAGCCAGCATATGCCGTGGGAAATTCGGTACAAAATTATCAATGGCATTGCTAGAGGACTAGTCTATCTTCATGAAGAGTCTCAGCTAAGAATAATCCATCGCGACCTCAAAGCAGCGAATGTTCTCCTGGACTCCGAGTTTGTTCCTAAGATTGCTGATTTTGGCATGGCCAGGCTTTTTAACATTGATCAAACTCAAACAACCACAACCCGAGTCGTTGGTACCTA TGGATATATGGCTCCTGAGTATGTGCTCCACGGTCAAGTGTCTATGAAGTCGGACGTCTTCAGCTTTGGTGTGCTTGTTTTGGAGATTGTAACTGGGAAAAGGATCACTTCTTTCTTAGGTGGAGAGAATCCAGAGAATCTCCTCAGCTTT GCTTATAAAAACTGGATAGAAGGTACAGCATGGAACATAGTAGATCCAGTAATATCAACAGGTTATAGCACAGAGACACTAAGATGCATCCACATTGCACTGTTGTGCGTCCAAGAGAACCCGGTAGATAGGCCAACCATGTCTTCCGTTGTACTAATGCTCAGTAGCCATACTGTCACTCTTGATGCACCATTACAGCCTGCCTTTTTCACGGATGGCGTTGCACTTTCACAAGATTACAGTTCAAGTGTTCACTTGAATCTTTCACCACATTAG